Proteins found in one Alicyclobacillus cycloheptanicus genomic segment:
- a CDS encoding helix-turn-helix domain-containing protein: MSADRLAEQVYPYPDQVMASKDGQGYVDLPVLHTVSEVAEALHVTDLVVYRAIREGHVYAVQIGKRYLIPDHQMGNLHEYVGYTQLASYGR; encoded by the coding sequence GTGTCGGCAGATAGGTTGGCCGAGCAGGTATATCCCTACCCCGACCAGGTCATGGCCAGCAAAGATGGACAGGGATATGTGGATTTGCCCGTACTTCACACGGTATCGGAAGTCGCCGAGGCACTGCACGTGACTGACCTAGTGGTCTACCGGGCAATCCGCGAAGGCCATGTGTATGCAGTGCAAATTGGCAAGCGTTACCTCATCCCCGATCACCAGATGGGGAATCTGCACGAGTACGTGGGTTATACACAGCTCGCTTCATATGGGAGGTGA
- a CDS encoding VirB4 family type IV secretion system protein, whose amino-acid sequence MGNPIIEAVTPAGVGFQPNHLYFGDQYGKVLLVTNYPPRVGIGWLSRVGQIPGVVLSVHTTPTDPTALIKQINISIGELGARLEQGSNALVRQRTEQALQDAQTLLRTIDQEQQQVYYVTVTILVLAATQEELSRRVNRVQSSAAAQGMRARVLTFAQEQGLRATSPWAELPVDVPGQRNMPAETIAAMLPFTKHGLNTGTGVIIGRDADSGLVLLDHWGSEGANTTNANMAVLGIPGGGKSYSVKVEMLRHYAQGVQFIVVDPEREYGGICESLGGDWIDTTGDGGRINPLQVLPLLDESATSGSTTRGPLASHLQFFRGFIAAYLQDLTQTEMAALEEAVTEVYKTHGIDWHTDPSTVEKWPTMADLYEYLQTHYEDSRLPLLLRSAAVGADAAIWQGQTTVTTNSDLTVLDIYGLRDAADNVKRAQYYLTTYYAWYLVRRARSSSRHIVMVIDEAYLLIDERNPATLQFVFEVAKRIRKYGPPPIGAGLWLITQNVSDFLSGSAKSYGEAIFGSCDYKLLMRLGERDLERLIPLLKLSEAEQTLLTNAKRGEGLLLAGRDRVRLKTEATELEHRIITGGDG is encoded by the coding sequence ATGGGCAATCCAATCATCGAGGCAGTCACGCCGGCAGGAGTTGGTTTTCAGCCCAACCACCTGTACTTTGGTGACCAATACGGCAAGGTTCTACTTGTTACAAATTACCCGCCTCGGGTAGGCATTGGGTGGCTGTCACGAGTTGGCCAAATACCTGGAGTGGTCCTGAGTGTTCACACGACGCCGACCGACCCGACTGCACTTATCAAACAGATCAACATTTCCATCGGGGAGTTGGGCGCGCGCTTGGAGCAAGGCAGCAACGCACTAGTCCGCCAGCGCACAGAGCAGGCATTGCAAGACGCGCAAACCTTGCTCCGTACAATCGACCAGGAGCAGCAACAGGTCTACTATGTAACGGTTACGATCTTGGTTCTGGCGGCCACTCAGGAGGAGTTGTCGCGCCGAGTCAACCGAGTTCAGTCTTCCGCTGCCGCACAGGGTATGCGTGCAAGAGTTCTAACTTTTGCGCAAGAACAAGGTCTACGGGCGACGTCTCCCTGGGCTGAGTTGCCTGTGGATGTGCCTGGACAACGCAATATGCCAGCCGAAACCATTGCGGCGATGTTGCCATTTACCAAGCACGGCCTTAATACGGGTACGGGTGTCATCATAGGGCGCGACGCAGATAGCGGCCTTGTGTTGCTGGATCATTGGGGATCGGAGGGAGCCAACACAACTAACGCCAACATGGCTGTACTCGGAATCCCCGGCGGAGGCAAGTCCTACAGTGTTAAGGTCGAGATGTTACGTCACTATGCACAGGGCGTGCAATTCATTGTCGTCGATCCAGAACGAGAATATGGAGGGATTTGCGAATCACTCGGTGGCGACTGGATCGATACAACAGGCGATGGTGGCCGAATCAACCCTTTGCAAGTTCTTCCTTTGTTGGATGAGTCAGCAACTAGCGGGTCTACGACGCGAGGGCCATTAGCTTCACACTTGCAATTCTTCCGGGGGTTCATTGCTGCCTATCTCCAAGACCTAACCCAAACGGAAATGGCAGCTCTGGAAGAAGCGGTGACGGAGGTATACAAGACACACGGGATTGACTGGCATACCGATCCGTCTACGGTTGAAAAGTGGCCGACGATGGCAGACCTGTACGAGTATCTGCAAACCCACTATGAGGACTCTCGCTTGCCATTATTGCTGCGGTCGGCGGCAGTGGGCGCGGATGCGGCCATCTGGCAAGGCCAAACTACAGTCACAACGAACTCAGATTTGACAGTGCTCGACATCTACGGATTGCGCGACGCTGCTGATAATGTGAAACGGGCGCAGTACTACCTGACCACGTATTATGCGTGGTATCTCGTCCGCCGCGCCCGTTCGAGTAGTAGGCATATCGTGATGGTGATTGATGAGGCGTACCTGTTGATCGATGAGCGCAATCCAGCGACTTTGCAATTTGTTTTTGAAGTTGCGAAGAGGATCAGGAAATACGGTCCGCCCCCGATTGGGGCGGGCCTATGGTTGATTACCCAAAACGTATCCGATTTTCTGAGCGGGTCGGCTAAATCCTACGGAGAAGCGATTTTTGGCTCGTGCGATTACAAGCTGTTAATGAGACTAGGGGAGAGAGATTTGGAGCGATTGATTCCGCTTCTTAAGCTGTCCGAAGCCGAACAAACACTGCTTACCAACGCTAAACGTGGAGAGGGCTTACTGTTGGCTGGACGCGACCGCGTGCGGCTGAAGACCGAGGCCACGGAGTTAGAGCACCGGATTATAACGGGTGGTGATGGCTAA
- a CDS encoding ArdC family protein has protein sequence MDKVQVLVDKLEQGVLAVYSGDKWREVLEVQSRFHNYSFSNVMLILMQCPHASHVAGFNTWKQLGRHVVRGEKAIQILAPMICKKVEINEDGAEVEKSSLYGFRVVNVFDVSQTAGKELPRLTTELDGNSTMATELIEALINVIQIPVEFDDIAGGAKGYYSPGEHRIAIKAGMAADQTAKTLIHEFTHSLLHNVDSDNKGKTRGQIEAEAEGTAFVVASYFGLDTSNYSFGYVAGWASQDGGTELVRSIGTTIQRTAHQVIAALEAYLHPDSKASA, from the coding sequence ATGGACAAGGTACAAGTGTTGGTTGACAAGCTGGAGCAGGGCGTATTGGCAGTATATAGCGGTGACAAGTGGCGAGAAGTACTGGAGGTCCAATCGCGCTTTCACAATTACAGTTTTAGCAACGTGATGTTGATTTTGATGCAGTGCCCGCACGCCTCACATGTCGCAGGGTTCAACACTTGGAAACAGCTTGGACGGCATGTTGTGAGGGGCGAAAAAGCAATTCAGATTCTTGCTCCTATGATTTGCAAGAAGGTAGAAATCAATGAAGATGGAGCGGAAGTGGAAAAGTCGAGCCTTTATGGATTTCGTGTGGTTAATGTATTTGATGTCAGCCAAACGGCTGGTAAGGAACTCCCAAGGCTGACAACCGAGCTCGACGGGAATAGTACGATGGCCACAGAATTGATTGAAGCTCTCATAAATGTGATTCAGATTCCAGTCGAGTTTGACGACATCGCGGGCGGCGCAAAAGGGTACTATTCGCCCGGCGAACACCGGATCGCAATCAAAGCGGGAATGGCAGCCGACCAAACGGCCAAGACGTTGATCCATGAGTTCACGCACAGCCTGTTACACAACGTGGATTCGGACAACAAGGGCAAGACACGAGGGCAAATCGAGGCGGAGGCGGAGGGCACAGCATTCGTGGTCGCCAGTTACTTCGGACTGGATACCAGTAACTATAGTTTCGGGTACGTTGCAGGATGGGCGTCCCAAGATGGTGGGACTGAACTTGTGCGATCCATCGGTACCACGATCCAGCGCACCGCGCACCAAGTCATCGCAGCGTTAGAGGCATACCTACACCCGGATTCTAAGGCCAGCGCTTGA
- a CDS encoding restriction endonuclease, translating to MKTIVEDMRTIEVELGISGSQIKKIAPTNQYSARLRTKRGAKLWSRMIALDVSLQRTLATSPMYSGPAARLLAQARVDKVMQVFTDFDFESQMAEYTSKHGLNPVIYENLIARTRLLILTGLALPSYMLSPTELATYRNSIPTLAYAHQLHAFTHKVKQDLVVLQDMYHTLPTPLDVQQGFQDLWVRMSSNLETVLNWQIGTDSGRPLATLESIKAQITAMHHTNVPYLWADVLKAKGHIDIKVVDGPRDGSIDVDSVNPTEGDQRYLSQVKAWRNPPIGAEIVRQHAQTCRTYRARGYFVTTHRYAKNAELGQYPLVNNGTDERIKIADVELVDLDALTCYVMQYKIGVTGADRIDASYWADMQIPHSRKNREQGR from the coding sequence ATGAAGACGATTGTTGAGGACATGCGCACTATAGAGGTCGAATTAGGTATATCAGGGTCACAAATCAAAAAGATAGCTCCTACAAATCAATATTCTGCGCGATTGAGGACAAAACGGGGCGCGAAACTGTGGTCTAGAATGATCGCGTTGGATGTATCTCTTCAGCGTACTCTCGCAACATCGCCGATGTATAGCGGTCCAGCGGCACGGCTTCTGGCACAGGCGAGAGTAGACAAGGTGATGCAGGTATTTACGGATTTTGACTTCGAATCACAAATGGCTGAATATACCTCCAAACATGGTTTGAATCCGGTCATCTATGAGAATTTGATCGCGCGTACTCGATTGCTTATCCTGACCGGTTTGGCATTACCATCCTATATGCTTTCGCCCACGGAACTGGCGACATACCGGAACTCAATACCGACATTAGCTTATGCACACCAATTACACGCATTTACGCACAAGGTCAAACAAGATTTAGTGGTACTGCAAGATATGTATCACACGCTTCCTACTCCTTTGGACGTACAACAAGGATTCCAAGACCTGTGGGTGCGCATGTCGTCCAACTTGGAGACTGTACTTAACTGGCAGATTGGCACAGACAGCGGTCGCCCACTTGCGACCTTGGAGTCCATCAAAGCGCAAATTACTGCAATGCACCACACGAACGTCCCCTATCTGTGGGCTGATGTTCTGAAGGCCAAGGGACATATAGACATCAAAGTAGTGGACGGGCCTCGGGATGGGTCAATTGACGTTGATTCTGTTAATCCGACAGAGGGAGACCAACGCTATCTATCACAGGTAAAAGCTTGGCGTAATCCGCCAATTGGGGCGGAAATAGTGCGCCAGCATGCTCAAACGTGCAGAACCTATCGGGCACGGGGTTACTTTGTAACGACACATCGGTATGCCAAAAATGCAGAGTTAGGTCAATATCCCCTCGTGAACAATGGCACAGACGAACGCATCAAAATTGCAGACGTGGAACTGGTCGACTTGGATGCGCTGACGTGCTACGTAATGCAATACAAAATTGGAGTCACTGGTGCTGATCGAATTGACGCCTCTTATTGGGCTGATATGCAGATTCCCCATAGTAGGAAAAACCGGGAGCAGGGAAGGTGA
- the mobP3 gene encoding MobP3 family relaxase encodes MPQISRPFVLRIRHGRSKVANVAHAKYIATREGVDLETEIASMDKDQDLSIHAQYMDERPRSEGLFGPDPTLAPDLDAVKSTMRHHDGPVWQGVLSLDEEDAVTLGYGDGQQWRDLTRRSLARLAEEGMGLRPGEYHWVAAHHREPGHPHVHFLMWQDDAAPRRRAMLSKDELRKARQAVSKEVYGPLRTQITTEKTIMRDLIVAEARDTIRPSEKTADRVEQTLEKAERELVATGRLEKDVLAPTSWPAIDVAELNDKLTALSQKMPGKGRAALAFMPEEVKREARDIADWVLSRPSLAKVRHQWEQSVDDLTSLYSSQPKRLQEAREKAYEDLRDRVAQSVIQRAGDMDRTAKLGQLHVRQNVKSVFQSAFQAIQGEHLKAQAQAEVAKRRAVQQRAAEQRRDNERGW; translated from the coding sequence ATGCCACAGATTAGCAGACCTTTTGTGCTGCGAATCCGTCACGGTCGTTCAAAGGTAGCAAACGTTGCACATGCCAAGTACATTGCCACTCGCGAAGGGGTGGATTTGGAGACCGAAATTGCATCAATGGACAAGGACCAAGACCTATCCATCCACGCGCAATACATGGACGAACGACCACGGTCTGAGGGTCTGTTTGGCCCTGACCCAACTCTTGCACCGGACTTAGACGCAGTAAAGTCTACCATGCGTCATCATGACGGACCTGTGTGGCAGGGAGTCCTTTCCCTTGATGAAGAGGACGCCGTAACGCTCGGCTATGGCGACGGGCAACAGTGGCGCGATCTCACAAGACGGTCACTGGCACGGTTAGCCGAGGAGGGCATGGGCCTACGCCCCGGTGAGTATCACTGGGTAGCCGCACACCACCGCGAGCCAGGACATCCACACGTACACTTTTTGATGTGGCAGGATGACGCCGCGCCAAGGCGTCGAGCGATGTTGAGCAAAGATGAATTACGCAAAGCTCGGCAAGCTGTGAGCAAAGAAGTCTATGGTCCTCTGAGAACTCAGATAACCACGGAAAAAACCATCATGAGGGATTTGATTGTTGCGGAAGCAAGGGACACTATCCGCCCATCTGAAAAGACGGCGGATCGGGTAGAGCAAACGCTTGAAAAAGCGGAAAGAGAATTGGTAGCAACCGGACGGCTAGAAAAGGATGTGCTTGCTCCGACAAGCTGGCCTGCAATTGATGTGGCAGAACTAAATGATAAGTTAACCGCGCTCTCGCAAAAAATGCCCGGTAAAGGCAGGGCGGCACTGGCATTCATGCCCGAGGAAGTTAAAAGAGAAGCAAGAGACATTGCCGACTGGGTTTTATCTCGTCCCTCACTCGCTAAAGTGCGGCACCAATGGGAGCAATCAGTTGACGATCTTACATCCTTGTACTCTTCACAACCAAAGCGACTACAAGAGGCGCGAGAGAAAGCCTATGAAGACCTGCGGGATCGTGTTGCACAGTCGGTAATACAACGGGCCGGGGATATGGATCGAACGGCCAAACTTGGTCAACTGCATGTCCGCCAAAACGTCAAATCCGTGTTTCAATCGGCCTTCCAAGCAATACAGGGGGAACACCTAAAAGCCCAGGCGCAGGCCGAAGTCGCAAAACGAAGAGCAGTTCAGCAACGTGCCGCAGAACAAAGAAGGGACAACGAGAGGGGGTGGTGA
- a CDS encoding VirD4-like conjugal transfer protein, CD1115 family yields the protein MFRWAIRAVLWAVLLVVDFRILPALGHLHGYIRIADPNLFANYWLLALSGHWSWHPQWHSQSWWIMQGVMILLATAVYWGTRGGLAARLSKLSTAAAATHGSARWRTRREWGRTLDKQLMDAPSVAGIVVGSERGTTWTTNPTWGNPHALVIGATRSGKSRRVILPSIWTIGHSHESMVLTDPKGELHTMTAAWLRQQGYEVIRINLLHPTQANRWNPLTAIGQAREQGDTEEAVRLAWELADVIVSDNGQTDPIWPQAEQSLISALSLGVVWEASQAAKHPATAYRILTELGQDGGEQLDAWFRSLPPEHPARLAYGTAALSESRTRSSIYTGTAAHMRLYADAGIAAMTSSSDHDPASVGVRPTAVFLLLPDEAAARRTIASLYITQMYSALTTVARECGGTLPTPVWFLMDEFGNVGKVPDMTGKMTVSAGRGIRWLLAVQSLAQIEQVYGRQAAETIAGNCDTWLYLRTADPQTAKVISSKAGQYTVRTYSQSQQSRQPSVLGLSESVTGRPLIMPDEVLRWPQGQSLLLQSGEYAAQLPLADLSEWPLASKAFDARQAFSGQRGVSTAHVETWVPDTTQPAVSSTDKIKKTNASRLFGKGNKSKSQED from the coding sequence ATGTTCCGATGGGCGATAAGGGCAGTCCTGTGGGCTGTCCTCTTAGTCGTAGATTTTCGCATTTTGCCAGCACTTGGGCATCTGCACGGGTACATCAGGATTGCGGACCCTAACCTTTTTGCTAACTACTGGCTGCTGGCCCTATCGGGCCATTGGTCTTGGCATCCGCAATGGCACAGTCAATCATGGTGGATCATGCAGGGGGTCATGATTCTTTTGGCCACCGCTGTCTACTGGGGTACCCGAGGTGGTTTGGCCGCAAGACTTAGTAAATTGAGCACCGCTGCCGCAGCGACGCATGGGTCGGCACGGTGGAGAACGAGGAGAGAATGGGGACGAACCCTTGATAAGCAATTGATGGATGCGCCGTCAGTGGCGGGGATTGTGGTTGGATCGGAGAGAGGAACCACGTGGACAACCAACCCCACATGGGGCAATCCGCACGCGTTAGTAATTGGAGCTACGCGGTCGGGTAAATCGCGGCGAGTGATACTGCCGAGTATATGGACGATTGGTCATTCTCACGAATCTATGGTGTTGACCGATCCCAAAGGCGAGTTACACACAATGACGGCAGCCTGGTTACGACAGCAGGGGTACGAGGTAATTCGGATCAACTTACTGCATCCGACACAGGCAAATCGCTGGAATCCATTGACTGCCATTGGACAGGCACGGGAACAAGGGGACACAGAAGAAGCGGTGCGGCTGGCGTGGGAACTGGCGGATGTGATAGTGAGTGACAACGGCCAAACCGACCCTATCTGGCCACAAGCGGAACAGTCTTTAATCTCAGCACTTTCGTTAGGGGTTGTGTGGGAAGCATCACAGGCGGCTAAACATCCTGCAACCGCATATCGCATTTTAACCGAACTTGGGCAAGACGGTGGCGAGCAACTGGACGCATGGTTTCGTTCGCTACCACCGGAGCATCCTGCAAGATTAGCCTACGGGACGGCAGCTCTGTCAGAGAGTAGAACGAGATCGAGCATCTATACCGGCACTGCCGCTCACATGCGGCTATATGCTGACGCAGGAATCGCAGCCATGACATCCAGTAGTGACCACGACCCAGCAAGTGTTGGTGTCAGGCCCACAGCCGTGTTTCTCCTTCTGCCCGATGAAGCAGCTGCCAGGCGAACCATAGCGTCACTCTACATTACCCAGATGTATTCCGCGCTTACCACTGTGGCTCGCGAGTGCGGCGGAACATTGCCAACGCCAGTGTGGTTTTTGATGGATGAATTTGGAAACGTTGGTAAAGTGCCTGATATGACGGGGAAAATGACTGTCAGCGCTGGACGTGGCATCCGGTGGTTACTGGCAGTGCAGAGTTTGGCACAGATTGAGCAAGTCTATGGCAGGCAGGCCGCAGAAACAATTGCGGGTAACTGTGACACATGGCTCTATCTGCGTACCGCAGACCCACAGACGGCGAAAGTCATCAGTAGTAAGGCAGGGCAATACACAGTGCGCACATATTCGCAGTCCCAACAATCTCGCCAACCGAGCGTTTTAGGGCTGTCCGAATCCGTAACCGGACGGCCCTTAATCATGCCCGACGAGGTATTGAGATGGCCGCAGGGCCAGTCATTATTGCTTCAAAGCGGAGAGTACGCGGCCCAGTTACCACTCGCTGATTTATCCGAGTGGCCGCTGGCGTCCAAAGCGTTTGACGCACGACAGGCGTTCAGCGGGCAGAGGGGAGTGAGTACTGCGCACGTGGAGACGTGGGTGCCGGATACTACGCAACCCGCAGTATCCTCTACTGACAAAATCAAAAAGACCAACGCCTCGCGATTGTTTGGCAAGGGCAACAAGTCGAAATCACAGGAGGATTGA
- a CDS encoding conjugal transfer protein TrbL family protein, translating into MGNVAGNLMWRGLGYLLQHMAQSLFGTPLHDMIKLITTVGGLKDYFSAPWLVYLIHLSQAFAGTLLGLTLAWQAYHLYIMRTTGDGGNPTDLLVKVMYGAVGIVVYPWAARYMIPVANGLADVVASAPFGSSLPNMSTNLQGTLSTAMQAQADMFLVPLLLLIGLVLLIVIFIQSMIRTVELIVIGVIGPVFSVGWLGNGGIAMSFWRELITLGMSQVVQVMMLWITSALVASPAQSIGHAIITPFMLIASLWVTYKTPSLLRQWTYHTGVGQAAGAGASTAIHVALMRAKW; encoded by the coding sequence ATGGGCAATGTTGCTGGCAATCTGATGTGGCGGGGTCTTGGGTACTTGCTCCAGCATATGGCTCAGTCCCTATTTGGGACTCCGCTGCATGACATGATCAAGTTGATCACCACGGTCGGGGGGCTGAAAGATTACTTTTCCGCCCCTTGGCTCGTCTACCTGATCCACTTGTCTCAAGCATTTGCAGGGACATTGTTGGGATTAACACTGGCTTGGCAGGCGTACCACCTTTATATCATGAGAACTACTGGCGACGGGGGTAATCCTACCGACCTGCTGGTCAAGGTAATGTATGGGGCGGTGGGAATCGTGGTGTATCCCTGGGCGGCACGGTACATGATCCCGGTCGCCAATGGGCTGGCCGATGTGGTGGCCAGTGCACCGTTTGGGTCATCCCTACCAAACATGTCCACCAATCTGCAAGGCACACTATCGACGGCGATGCAAGCACAGGCTGACATGTTTCTCGTACCCCTGCTGCTGTTGATAGGCTTGGTCTTGCTGATTGTGATATTCATTCAGAGCATGATTCGTACGGTGGAACTGATCGTCATTGGTGTGATCGGACCTGTATTTTCCGTTGGTTGGTTGGGCAATGGGGGTATAGCAATGTCATTTTGGAGGGAGCTCATTACACTTGGTATGTCCCAGGTAGTGCAGGTAATGATGCTTTGGATTACGTCGGCGTTGGTCGCGAGTCCGGCCCAGTCTATCGGACACGCGATTATCACACCCTTTATGTTGATTGCCTCACTTTGGGTGACGTATAAGACGCCATCGCTCCTGCGCCAGTGGACTTACCACACAGGCGTCGGGCAGGCAGCGGGTGCTGGTGCAAGCACAGCGATCCACGTTGCACTGATGAGAGCAAAATGGTGA
- a CDS encoding lytic transglycosylase domain-containing protein → MPAPAVTAAAKAGIKVLSYLVDTDDLKRIVGFLLAFAAGILALVVILPMLFLSMPLASGTQVTQYIQASEQIQKSKGVMVPWQDLAAIDAVRFHQNFSHTSPAEIKQLAGQFLLAHKRKVTTCHGSGANKHCTKVTKTTYTVRSLQGVMDELEMSDKQQQQVRNMIQSLTMQTTRWTGAKGSAGVYKWMPVITQDARQAGINPALVAAIMSVESGGNPSAVSPAGAEGIMQMMPGTAADWGVDDPFDPQQEIAGATRMIASLYRQYNGDISLVAAAYNAGSGAVAEYGGVPPYLETEAYVGKVESAYQYYHSHPTASQ, encoded by the coding sequence ATGCCCGCACCTGCCGTTACCGCCGCCGCCAAAGCCGGGATAAAGGTCCTGTCGTATCTTGTGGACACCGACGATCTCAAACGGATCGTCGGTTTTTTGTTGGCGTTCGCGGCAGGCATTCTTGCCTTAGTTGTAATACTTCCGATGTTGTTTCTGTCCATGCCGCTTGCATCTGGCACGCAAGTAACGCAATACATTCAAGCCAGCGAACAAATCCAAAAATCAAAAGGGGTGATGGTGCCGTGGCAGGACTTAGCAGCAATTGATGCAGTGCGTTTTCACCAAAATTTCAGTCATACCAGTCCCGCCGAGATCAAGCAACTTGCCGGGCAGTTTTTGCTTGCTCACAAACGCAAGGTGACTACGTGTCACGGATCGGGAGCTAACAAACACTGTACCAAAGTTACTAAGACTACCTACACGGTCCGGTCACTACAAGGTGTCATGGACGAGTTGGAAATGAGCGACAAGCAACAACAGCAGGTACGCAACATGATCCAGTCACTGACGATGCAAACGACTCGCTGGACGGGTGCCAAAGGGTCAGCAGGTGTCTACAAGTGGATGCCAGTCATCACCCAGGATGCACGGCAGGCGGGTATTAATCCAGCATTAGTGGCAGCCATCATGAGCGTTGAGAGTGGGGGTAATCCAAGCGCCGTCTCACCCGCTGGGGCTGAAGGCATTATGCAAATGATGCCGGGCACAGCGGCTGATTGGGGGGTCGATGACCCGTTCGACCCGCAACAAGAGATCGCAGGAGCAACGCGGATGATTGCGAGTTTGTATCGTCAATACAACGGTGACATTTCGCTCGTCGCGGCAGCTTACAATGCCGGGTCTGGAGCGGTTGCCGAGTACGGTGGGGTTCCGCCGTATCTAGAAACGGAAGCGTATGTCGGCAAAGTCGAATCCGCCTACCAATACTACCACTCTCACCCAACGGCGTCCCAGTGA
- a CDS encoding DnaA ATPase domain-containing protein — translation MAITVEQVGTTVHTLVAKARVSPPAPTSSRGSSTKTYKCAKCRDVGWLAVLDDGRVFPFGALETVGETPPARKCDCQDEAQRHQLMTTSQISPKFRRKSFNNFYVKGRPKAVQIAYQVARKYAEDFLFRRHEDKNSLALLGVSGSGKTHLLMAVANQLMAEGVSVLYWPWVEGKGDLKGERNLIEAKLRQMRGVDVLFIDDLLKGTAEPTPFEFDSVFGIINFRVQNGLPMLISSELDLDTIRKFDNALGRRIAEVCTVAQIALYSGETGVLDYTLASRR, via the coding sequence GTGGCGATAACAGTGGAACAAGTCGGAACAACGGTACACACTCTCGTGGCAAAGGCAAGGGTCTCACCCCCAGCACCGACATCGAGCCGGGGATCGTCAACTAAGACATACAAGTGCGCCAAGTGCCGGGACGTAGGCTGGTTGGCTGTGCTGGACGACGGCCGGGTGTTTCCCTTCGGGGCACTGGAGACGGTGGGAGAAACGCCTCCCGCAAGAAAGTGCGACTGTCAGGACGAGGCGCAGCGTCACCAACTGATGACAACCAGTCAAATTAGTCCCAAGTTTCGCCGAAAGTCGTTCAACAACTTTTACGTCAAGGGCAGGCCCAAAGCCGTGCAGATCGCGTACCAAGTTGCCCGGAAGTACGCCGAAGACTTCCTCTTTCGGCGTCACGAAGATAAGAACAGCCTCGCCTTGCTTGGTGTCAGTGGTTCGGGCAAGACCCATCTTCTGATGGCGGTTGCCAACCAACTCATGGCAGAGGGTGTATCCGTGCTTTACTGGCCATGGGTGGAGGGGAAGGGCGATCTCAAAGGTGAGCGCAATTTAATTGAAGCCAAATTGCGGCAAATGAGGGGGGTTGATGTACTTTTCATCGACGACTTGTTAAAGGGTACGGCGGAACCCACGCCTTTCGAATTTGACAGTGTCTTTGGGATCATTAATTTCCGGGTGCAAAACGGGCTACCGATGCTCATTAGCTCTGAGCTCGACCTCGACACAATCCGCAAGTTTGACAATGCCCTTGGCCGCCGCATCGCGGAGGTCTGCACGGTTGCGCAGATCGCATTGTACAGTGGCGAAACTGGCGTATTGGATTACACACTCGCTTCAAGGAGGTGA
- a CDS encoding ribbon-helix-helix domain-containing protein has translation MATQTDNRVQVRVRVDPDTLALVDAEAVRRGISRDQLIREALDTHLSVMVIQRYTPLLRDAFDSVLQRHVDRLAKLAAKGARSAEATFYLLQAMVEMLDGIDSESAVYEARKKAAAYVRSPLADEVGEYDATD, from the coding sequence ATGGCAACGCAGACAGACAACCGAGTGCAAGTCAGGGTACGGGTGGACCCGGACACACTGGCGCTAGTGGATGCCGAGGCAGTGAGACGGGGGATAAGTCGTGACCAACTAATCAGAGAAGCCCTTGATACACACCTGTCAGTCATGGTGATCCAACGTTATACTCCCCTTCTTCGGGACGCATTCGACTCCGTGTTGCAAAGACATGTGGACAGGCTGGCGAAGCTGGCAGCCAAAGGTGCCCGGTCTGCCGAGGCTACATTCTATCTTTTACAGGCAATGGTCGAAATGCTTGACGGCATTGATTCGGAAAGCGCTGTTTACGAGGCCCGAAAAAAGGCCGCTGCCTATGTACGTTCGCCCCTGGCCGACGAAGTAGGTGAGTACGATGCCACAGATTAG